The following proteins are encoded in a genomic region of Methylibium petroleiphilum PM1:
- a CDS encoding glutamate-5-semialdehyde dehydrogenase, producing the protein MNAPDATPVIALMDRLGSAARSASTAMAAASTAAKNAALLALAREIRAGAARLAAENARDLDVATRAGLAAPMVDRLRLTDKVIALMAEGCEQVAALPDPIGEMTNLRRRPSGITVGQMRVPLGVFGMVYESRPNVTIDAASLAIKSGNAAILRGGSEALHSNTALMALVVRALAEAGLPGDAVQLVPTTDRAAVGRLIAMPQYVDVIIPRGGKGLIERIAAEATVPVIKHLDGNCHVYVDAGADLDLAVRVTDNAKTQKYSPCNAAESLLVHRDVAAAFLPRIGAVFAAKGVEMRCGPRAKALLAAVPGAKLVDATEADWAEEYLAPVISIKLVDSLDEAIARINRYGSHHTDAILTTNHPNAMRFLREVDSASVMVNASTRFADGFEFGLGAEIGISTDKFHARGPVGLEGLTSMKWVVFGQGEVRT; encoded by the coding sequence ATGAACGCACCCGACGCCACCCCCGTGATCGCGCTGATGGACCGCCTGGGCAGCGCGGCACGCTCCGCATCGACGGCGATGGCCGCCGCATCGACGGCGGCGAAGAACGCGGCGCTGCTGGCGCTGGCCCGCGAGATCCGGGCCGGGGCTGCGCGGCTGGCCGCGGAGAACGCGCGCGACCTCGACGTTGCTACCCGCGCCGGCCTGGCCGCGCCGATGGTCGACCGCCTGCGCCTCACCGACAAGGTGATCGCGCTGATGGCCGAAGGCTGCGAGCAGGTCGCCGCGCTGCCCGACCCGATCGGTGAGATGACGAACCTGCGCCGGCGCCCGAGCGGCATCACCGTCGGCCAGATGCGGGTGCCGCTGGGCGTGTTCGGCATGGTCTACGAGAGCCGGCCGAACGTGACGATCGACGCCGCCTCGCTGGCCATCAAGAGCGGCAACGCCGCGATCCTGCGCGGTGGTTCCGAGGCGCTGCATTCCAACACGGCGCTGATGGCGCTGGTGGTGCGCGCGCTGGCCGAGGCCGGGCTGCCAGGCGATGCCGTGCAACTGGTGCCCACCACCGACCGCGCCGCGGTCGGCCGGCTGATCGCGATGCCGCAGTACGTCGACGTGATCATTCCGCGCGGCGGCAAGGGCCTGATCGAGCGCATCGCCGCCGAGGCCACGGTGCCGGTCATCAAGCACCTGGACGGCAACTGCCACGTCTACGTCGACGCTGGCGCGGACCTCGACCTCGCGGTGCGCGTGACCGACAACGCCAAGACCCAGAAGTACAGCCCCTGCAATGCGGCCGAGTCGCTGCTGGTGCACCGAGACGTCGCGGCGGCCTTCCTGCCACGCATCGGCGCGGTGTTCGCGGCCAAGGGCGTGGAGATGCGTTGCGGCCCGCGCGCCAAGGCGCTGCTGGCCGCGGTGCCGGGCGCGAAGCTGGTCGACGCGACCGAGGCCGACTGGGCCGAGGAGTACCTGGCGCCGGTCATCAGCATCAAGCTGGTCGACTCGCTCGACGAGGCGATCGCCCGCATCAACCGCTACGGTTCGCACCACACCGACGCGATCCTGACCACGAACCACCCGAACGCGATGCGATTCCTGCGCGAGGTCGACTCGGCCAGCGTGATGGTCAACGCCAGCACGCGCTTCGCCGATGGCTTCGAGTTCGGCCTGGGCGCCGAGATCGGCATCAGCACCGACAAGTTCCACGCCCGCGGGCCGGTGGGCCTCGAGGGGCTCACCTCGATGAAGTGGGTGGTGTTCGGGCAGGGCGAGGTCCGCACCTGA
- the queC gene encoding 7-cyano-7-deazaguanine synthase QueC translates to MSLDPRGALVLFSGGQDSTACLAWALEHHAHVETIGFDYGQRHVVELECRVQVREAIARSFPLWAGRLANDHVLDLGLLGQISDTALTSARAIEMQANGLPSTFVPGRNLLFLGFAATVAYRRNLSVLVGGMCETDYSGYPDCRDNTLKALQVALSLGMATPMTIETPLMWLDKARTWALTDRLGGRALNELILEHTHSCYLGDRSVRHAWGYGCNACPACELRRKGYEAWCAGA, encoded by the coding sequence ATGAGCCTCGATCCGCGCGGCGCCCTCGTCCTGTTCTCCGGCGGCCAGGACTCGACCGCCTGCCTGGCCTGGGCGCTGGAGCACCACGCGCACGTGGAGACCATCGGCTTCGACTACGGCCAGCGCCACGTCGTCGAACTCGAATGCCGCGTGCAGGTGCGCGAGGCGATCGCGCGGTCGTTCCCGCTGTGGGCCGGCCGGCTGGCCAACGACCACGTGCTCGACCTCGGTCTGCTCGGCCAGATCTCCGACACCGCGCTGACCTCGGCGCGCGCGATCGAGATGCAGGCCAACGGCCTGCCGAGCACCTTCGTGCCGGGGCGCAACCTGCTGTTCCTCGGCTTCGCGGCCACCGTGGCCTACCGGCGCAACCTCAGCGTGCTGGTCGGCGGCATGTGCGAGACCGACTACTCCGGCTACCCTGACTGCCGCGACAACACACTCAAGGCGCTGCAGGTCGCGCTCAGCCTGGGCATGGCCACGCCGATGACGATAGAAACGCCGCTGATGTGGCTCGACAAGGCCCGGACCTGGGCGCTCACCGATCGCCTGGGCGGCCGCGCCTTGAACGAGCTGATCCTCGAGCACACCCACAGCTGCTACCTCGGCGACCGCAGCGTGCGCCACGCCTGGGGCTACGGCTGCAATGCCTGCCCGGCCTGCGAGCTGCGGCGCAAGGGCTACGAGGCCTGGTGCGCCGGCGCCTGA
- a CDS encoding LemA family protein, protein MSTTRTVLLALLALLLFWGVGAYNRLVRLRSAVGASWVPIDAQLRRRQALAFELTELLASDEARPAMGDAVGVAMLQTVMAATRQAQAAADHAQGRPTSAGAIQSLGLAEQVLEGALRPLRVLVETRVDRFDTQATLERVVTLLSDLQETDAQIAFTRRVFKDAVSDFNAAVHELPTRLIASLFGFRPAAALQAATPDRGPDSQIASSFGDRA, encoded by the coding sequence ATGAGCACGACGCGCACCGTCCTCCTGGCGCTGCTGGCCCTGCTGCTGTTCTGGGGCGTCGGGGCCTACAACCGGCTGGTGCGCCTGCGCAGCGCGGTCGGTGCGAGCTGGGTGCCGATCGACGCCCAACTGCGTCGCCGCCAGGCGCTGGCCTTCGAGCTCACCGAGTTGCTGGCCAGCGACGAGGCGCGGCCGGCGATGGGCGACGCGGTGGGCGTCGCGATGCTGCAGACCGTGATGGCCGCGACCCGGCAGGCCCAGGCCGCGGCCGACCACGCCCAGGGGCGGCCCACCAGTGCCGGCGCGATCCAGAGCCTCGGACTCGCCGAGCAGGTGCTCGAAGGGGCGCTGCGGCCGTTGCGCGTGCTGGTCGAGACGCGCGTCGATCGCTTCGACACGCAGGCGACGCTGGAGCGCGTGGTCACGCTGTTGAGCGACCTGCAGGAAACCGACGCCCAGATCGCCTTCACGCGGCGTGTCTTCAAGGATGCGGTTTCCGACTTCAATGCGGCGGTCCATGAGCTGCCCACGCGGCTGATCGCCAGCCTGTTCGGCTTCCGGCCAGCTGCCGCCCTCCAGGCCGCCACACCGGACCGCGGGCCGGACTCCCAGATCGCCTCGTCGTTCGGTGACCGTGCCTGA
- the rsmB gene encoding 16S rRNA (cytosine(967)-C(5))-methyltransferase RsmB, which yields MSAPVPPSLPLATLLAHTADAVAAVCAGRSLTDALATVPAAPRPGTQALAFRVLRGLGLARALRCQLVPKAPPAWVDALLLSALALSHQDAESADTPPYAPHTLVSQAVEAAKQRARAQAGFVNAVLRRHLREQATQAAAAAKDPVAVWNHPRWWIETLQRDWPGQWAELLRANDRRAPMTLRVNQRQQDRASYLLRLEQAGIAAHAVTRPGAIDAQAIELATPCAVSALPGFADGAVSVQDLAAQVAAPLLLGAGLAPGARVLDACAAPGGKTAHLLELAELDLLALDADPRRLVKVSETLQRLGLRARTQAADARDVVAWWDGRPYDAILLDAPCSASGIVRRHPDVRWLRRASDLDALASTQAELLDALWPLLRPGGRLLYATCSVFKAEGAHQIDAFLQRAPDAIAQPSPGYLLPVVDNPGQVSEGPLRPSTDGFYYALLEKRSS from the coding sequence GTGAGCGCTCCTGTACCGCCGTCCCTCCCGCTGGCCACCCTGCTGGCGCACACCGCCGACGCGGTGGCTGCGGTGTGTGCCGGGCGCTCGTTGACCGATGCGCTGGCGACCGTGCCGGCGGCGCCGCGCCCGGGCACGCAGGCGCTGGCGTTTCGCGTGCTGCGCGGCCTCGGCCTCGCCCGGGCGCTGCGATGCCAACTCGTACCGAAGGCACCGCCGGCCTGGGTCGATGCACTGCTGCTCAGTGCGCTCGCCCTGTCGCACCAGGATGCGGAGAGCGCCGACACCCCACCCTACGCGCCGCACACGCTGGTGAGCCAGGCGGTGGAGGCGGCCAAGCAGCGCGCACGGGCACAGGCCGGCTTCGTCAACGCGGTGCTGCGGCGCCATCTGCGGGAGCAGGCAACGCAGGCCGCGGCCGCGGCGAAGGATCCTGTCGCCGTATGGAACCATCCGCGCTGGTGGATCGAGACACTGCAGCGCGACTGGCCAGGGCAGTGGGCCGAGCTGTTGCGTGCCAACGACCGGCGTGCGCCGATGACGTTGCGCGTCAATCAACGGCAGCAGGACAGAGCCAGCTACCTGCTGCGCCTGGAGCAGGCGGGCATCGCTGCCCATGCCGTGACCCGGCCTGGCGCGATCGATGCCCAGGCCATCGAGCTCGCGACGCCCTGCGCTGTGTCCGCACTGCCGGGCTTTGCCGACGGCGCGGTGTCGGTGCAGGACCTCGCGGCCCAGGTGGCGGCCCCCCTGCTGCTGGGCGCTGGCCTGGCGCCTGGCGCCCGGGTGCTCGACGCCTGTGCGGCGCCCGGCGGCAAGACGGCTCACCTGCTCGAGCTGGCCGAGCTCGACCTGCTGGCCCTGGACGCCGACCCGCGGCGGCTGGTGAAGGTGAGCGAGACGTTGCAGCGCCTCGGCCTGCGGGCACGCACCCAGGCCGCAGACGCACGCGACGTCGTCGCCTGGTGGGACGGCCGGCCCTACGATGCCATCCTGCTCGACGCGCCCTGCAGCGCCTCGGGCATCGTGCGACGCCACCCCGATGTGCGCTGGCTGCGCCGTGCCTCGGACCTCGATGCGCTGGCGTCGACCCAGGCTGAGCTGCTCGATGCGTTGTGGCCGCTGTTGCGGCCCGGCGGGCGGCTGCTCTACGCCACCTGCTCGGTCTTCAAGGCCGAAGGCGCGCATCAGATCGACGCTTTTTTGCAACGCGCACCCGATGCCATCGCGCAGCCTTCACCCGGCTACCTGCTGCCGGTGGTCGACAATCCCGGACAGGTGAGCGAGGGGCCGCTGCGGCCTTCGACGGACGGTTTCTATTACGCGCTGCTCGAAAAGCGTTCGTCCTGA
- a CDS encoding DUF4390 domain-containing protein, translating into MFTASVRRWFQPAAGRSAGWLPAAWLALVIWLAVGASAAHADGIELSALDLTRGDEGLLLGYTASVVLPHAVEDALQKGVPLHFVAEAEVFRSRWYWRDKRVARATRTWRLTWQPLTRRYRVNFGSLSQNYDSLSDALWVVQRATRWKLAEAGDLDDGDGQYIEFSLRLDTSQLPRPLQISFGGQAEWALEVERRLVVPAAR; encoded by the coding sequence GTGTTCACCGCCTCGGTTCGACGCTGGTTTCAGCCTGCCGCAGGACGGTCGGCCGGGTGGCTGCCCGCGGCCTGGCTGGCGCTGGTGATCTGGCTGGCGGTCGGCGCGTCGGCGGCACATGCCGATGGCATCGAACTCAGCGCGCTGGACCTCACGCGCGGCGACGAGGGCCTGTTGCTTGGCTACACCGCCAGTGTCGTGCTGCCCCATGCAGTCGAGGACGCGCTGCAGAAGGGTGTGCCGCTGCATTTCGTGGCCGAGGCCGAGGTGTTCCGTTCGCGCTGGTATTGGCGCGACAAGCGGGTGGCACGGGCCACCCGCACCTGGCGCCTCACCTGGCAGCCGCTCACGCGGCGCTACCGCGTCAATTTCGGCAGCCTGAGCCAGAACTACGACTCGCTGTCCGATGCGCTGTGGGTGGTGCAGCGTGCCACCCGCTGGAAGCTCGCCGAGGCCGGCGACCTGGACGACGGCGACGGCCAGTACATCGAGTTCAGCCTGCGGCTCGACACCTCGCAGCTGCCGCGCCCGCTGCAGATCAGCTTCGGCGGCCAGGCCGAGTGGGCGCTCGAGGTCGAGCGACGGCTGGTCGTGCCCGCCGCGCGCTGA
- a CDS encoding sensor histidine kinase: MTPERLRRRLALLLTRHSDRRISRGVWVVALAATTAAALVLTFLLAIATNNREFYERYYNGLLWANVVIATVLVGVIVVGAVRLAARVLRGRFGSRLLLRLAAIFGVVAVVPGALVYTVSYQFVSRSIESWFDVRVEGALEAGLNLGRGTLDTLVNDLAGKTRVAAERLGEAPERQQPLALERLREQLTAQDVAVLGAAGQVLSSAGAAAVLAPERPGLALLRQARTARVTTQIEGLDDDGAATRIPGVSVADQPTSQPRVRVIALIPATGFSLSREDRYLVVSQLLPATLAANALAVQSAYREYQQRSLAREGLRKMYIGTLTLTLILAVFGAMLLAVTFGNRLARPLLLLADGVREVARGDLSPKPVFASGDELGGLTRSFADMTQQLADARGLVEQSVAELETARGKLQAILDNMSAGVIVFDRDRRIDSVNAGATRILRVPLSAHLGRGLAEVPGLEGFDAALTRRFDQIESGSELGDRDHWQDSFELTTAPDRDPLTLLVRGAPLPAGGQGSAARLVVFDDITELVSAQRAEAWGEVARRLAHEIKNPLTPIQLSAERIQHRLEAKLEVPDQQMLAKSVSTIVTQVQAMKQLVNEFRDYARLPAAQLAPLDLNALVSEVLGLYAEVQESGRLRVELAEGLPRIQGDATQLRQVVHNLVQNALDAVAERPDGQVRLRTEGALNERGEWRAVRLVVADNGPGFSERMLKRAFEPYVTTKTKGTGLGLAVVKKIADEHGARIRLANLAGDAVARGDAPSVGGAQVSLSFSKWLPPRGQP; the protein is encoded by the coding sequence ATGACCCCGGAACGCCTGCGCCGCCGCTTGGCGCTGCTGCTCACGCGGCACTCGGACCGCCGAATCTCGCGCGGCGTCTGGGTCGTCGCGTTGGCCGCGACCACGGCGGCGGCGCTGGTGCTCACCTTCCTGCTGGCCATCGCCACCAACAACCGGGAGTTCTACGAGCGGTACTACAACGGTCTCCTGTGGGCCAACGTCGTGATCGCGACCGTGCTGGTCGGTGTGATCGTGGTCGGTGCGGTGCGGCTCGCTGCGCGGGTGCTGCGCGGACGCTTCGGTTCGCGGCTGCTGCTGCGGCTCGCGGCGATCTTCGGCGTGGTGGCGGTGGTGCCCGGGGCGCTGGTCTACACGGTGAGCTACCAGTTCGTGTCTCGCAGCATCGAGAGCTGGTTCGACGTGCGCGTCGAGGGTGCGCTGGAGGCCGGCCTGAACCTCGGGCGCGGCACGCTCGACACACTGGTCAATGATCTCGCCGGCAAGACGCGCGTGGCCGCCGAGCGGCTCGGCGAGGCCCCCGAGCGACAGCAGCCGCTGGCCCTGGAGCGCTTGCGGGAGCAACTCACGGCGCAGGACGTGGCGGTGCTCGGCGCGGCCGGCCAGGTGCTGTCGAGCGCCGGCGCCGCCGCGGTGCTGGCGCCCGAGCGACCGGGTCTGGCTCTGCTGCGGCAGGCACGCACGGCGCGCGTGACCACGCAGATCGAGGGGCTCGACGACGACGGCGCTGCCACGCGCATCCCCGGCGTCTCGGTTGCCGACCAGCCTACGAGCCAGCCGCGCGTGCGCGTCATTGCCCTGATCCCGGCCACCGGCTTCTCGCTCAGCCGCGAGGACCGCTACCTGGTGGTGAGCCAGCTGTTGCCGGCCACGCTGGCAGCCAACGCGCTCGCGGTGCAGAGCGCCTACCGCGAGTACCAGCAACGCTCGCTGGCGCGCGAGGGCCTGCGCAAGATGTACATCGGCACGCTGACGCTGACACTGATCCTTGCCGTGTTCGGCGCGATGCTGCTGGCGGTGACCTTCGGCAACCGGCTGGCGCGTCCTCTGCTGCTGCTCGCCGACGGCGTGCGCGAGGTGGCCCGCGGAGACCTGAGCCCGAAGCCGGTGTTCGCGTCGGGCGACGAACTCGGCGGCCTGACGCGCTCGTTCGCCGACATGACCCAGCAACTCGCCGACGCCCGCGGCCTGGTCGAGCAGAGCGTGGCCGAGCTCGAGACGGCGCGCGGCAAGCTGCAGGCCATCCTCGACAACATGAGCGCCGGGGTGATCGTGTTCGATCGCGACCGTCGCATCGACAGCGTGAACGCCGGTGCGACCCGCATCCTGCGCGTGCCCTTGTCGGCCCATCTCGGCCGCGGGCTCGCCGAAGTGCCCGGCCTCGAGGGCTTCGACGCGGCGCTGACCCGACGCTTCGACCAGATCGAGAGCGGCTCCGAACTCGGCGACCGAGACCACTGGCAGGATTCCTTCGAACTCACGACGGCCCCCGACCGCGATCCGCTGACCCTGCTGGTGCGCGGCGCGCCGCTGCCGGCCGGCGGCCAGGGCAGTGCCGCGCGGCTGGTGGTGTTCGACGACATCACCGAGCTCGTCTCGGCGCAGCGCGCCGAGGCCTGGGGCGAGGTGGCGCGCCGGCTCGCGCACGAGATCAAGAACCCGCTCACGCCGATCCAGCTGTCGGCCGAGCGCATCCAGCACCGGCTCGAAGCCAAGCTGGAGGTACCGGACCAGCAGATGCTGGCCAAGTCTGTGAGCACCATCGTCACCCAGGTGCAGGCGATGAAGCAGCTGGTCAACGAGTTCCGCGATTACGCCCGCCTGCCGGCGGCCCAGCTGGCGCCGCTGGACCTCAACGCGCTGGTGTCCGAGGTGCTGGGCCTGTACGCGGAGGTGCAGGAGTCGGGCCGCCTGCGCGTCGAGCTGGCCGAGGGACTGCCGCGGATCCAGGGCGACGCCACACAGTTGCGGCAGGTGGTGCACAACCTGGTGCAGAACGCGCTGGACGCGGTGGCCGAGCGGCCCGACGGCCAGGTCCGGCTGCGCACCGAGGGGGCACTCAACGAGCGCGGCGAGTGGCGCGCTGTGCGACTGGTCGTCGCCGACAACGGCCCCGGCTTCAGCGAACGCATGCTCAAGCGTGCGTTCGAGCCCTATGTGACCACCAAGACCAAGGGCACAGGGCTCGGGCTTGCCGTGGTCAAGAAGATCGCCGACGAGCATGGCGCGCGCATCCGCCTGGCCAACCTCGCGGGCGACGCGGTGGCCAGGGGCGACGCGCCGTCTGTCGGGGGGGCACAAGTTTCGCTATCATTTTCGAAATGGCTGCCCCCTCGGGGTCAGCCTTGA
- a CDS encoding response regulator, protein MATILVVDDELGIRALLSDILSDEGHSVELAENAAEARASRERARPDLVLLDIWMPDVDGVTLLKEWGSCNLLTMPVIMMSGHGTIDTAVEAIKFGAMAFLEKPITLQKLLRAVEQGLAKPASRPVATVTPLRPGERGDALAIDSQHGGLPGAQPTALGLQPEQSFELDRPLREARDAFEKAYFEFHLARENGSMTRVAEKTGLERTHLYRKLKQLGVDLSRGKKGAAA, encoded by the coding sequence ATGGCGACCATCCTTGTTGTAGACGACGAACTCGGCATCCGCGCGCTGCTGTCGGACATCCTGAGCGACGAGGGCCATAGCGTCGAACTGGCCGAGAACGCCGCCGAGGCCCGGGCGTCGAGAGAGCGTGCGCGGCCCGATCTGGTGCTGCTCGACATCTGGATGCCGGACGTCGATGGCGTCACGCTGCTCAAGGAATGGGGCAGCTGCAACCTGCTCACGATGCCGGTGATCATGATGTCGGGCCACGGCACGATCGACACGGCCGTCGAGGCGATCAAGTTCGGCGCGATGGCCTTCCTCGAGAAGCCGATCACGCTGCAGAAGCTGCTGCGGGCCGTCGAGCAGGGCCTGGCCAAGCCGGCCTCGCGGCCGGTGGCCACCGTGACGCCGCTGCGTCCCGGCGAGCGCGGTGACGCGCTCGCCATCGATTCGCAGCACGGCGGGCTGCCCGGCGCCCAGCCGACCGCCCTCGGCCTGCAACCCGAGCAGAGCTTCGAACTCGACCGGCCGCTGCGTGAAGCGCGCGACGCCTTCGAGAAGGCCTACTTCGAGTTCCACCTCGCACGCGAGAACGGCAGCATGACGCGCGTGGCCGAGAAGACCGGGCTGGAGCGCACCCACCTGTACCGCAAGCTCAAGCAGCTCGGCGTGGACCTCAGCCGGGGCAAGAAGGGCGCGGCCGCCTGA
- the yajC gene encoding preprotein translocase subunit YajC, with translation MFISEAFAQAAPAAAAGGESSLLTMLPLVLMFVVLYFVMIRPQMKRQKEHKAMVDALAKGDEVVTAGGVLGKVAKIGDTYLHVEVASGVELQVQRSAVVQVLPKGTLK, from the coding sequence GTGTTCATTTCCGAAGCTTTTGCCCAGGCCGCTCCGGCCGCCGCCGCCGGTGGGGAGTCGAGCCTGCTCACGATGCTGCCGCTCGTGCTGATGTTCGTGGTGCTGTATTTCGTGATGATCCGCCCGCAGATGAAGCGCCAGAAGGAGCACAAGGCGATGGTCGATGCGCTGGCCAAGGGCGACGAGGTCGTCACCGCCGGTGGCGTGCTCGGCAAGGTGGCGAAGATCGGTGACACCTACCTGCATGTCGAGGTCGCCAGCGGCGTGGAACTGCAGGTGCAGCGTTCCGCCGTGGTGCAGGTGCTGCCCAAGGGCACGCTGAAGTAA
- the secD gene encoding protein translocase subunit SecD, whose protein sequence is MNRYPWWKYAILAIALLVGLVYTLPNFFGEAPAVQVSSGKATLKVDATVVPRVEQALQAAGLQADFVQLDGASIKARFRDTDAQIKAKDAIAKALNPDPADPGYIVALNLLSRSPTWLRSLHALPMYLGLDLRGGVHFLMQVDMKAALTKRADVLTGDIRSLLRDKSIRHAGIAREGNTVTIAFRDAATRTAARAVLTEPLPDLQWSEAARDSEFTLTGSLKAEAARRVQDQAIKQNITTLHNRINELGVAEPVIQQQGADRVVVQLPGVQDTAKAKDIIGRTATLELRMVDDSAEAAAAATGSGPVPFGAERYVERGGAALIVKRQVILTGDSLTDAQPGFDGQTQEPAVHLTVDAKGARIMRDVSRDNVGKRMAILLFEKGKGEVVTAPVIRGELGSRFQISGRMTTQEASDTALLLRAGSLAAPMEIVEERTIGPSLGAENIDKGFNSVIYGFAAIAAFMCAYYLLFGVFSTIALAVNLLLLVAVLSMLQATLTLPGIAAIALTLGMAIDANVLINERVREELRAGASPQAAIHTGYERAWATIFDSNITTLIAGVALLAFGSGPVRGFAVVHCLGILTSMFSAVLFSRGLVNLWYGRRKKLKGVSIGQVWRPDGAVPPAAQA, encoded by the coding sequence ATGAACCGCTACCCATGGTGGAAGTACGCGATCCTGGCGATCGCGCTGCTGGTCGGGCTGGTCTATACCTTGCCCAACTTCTTCGGTGAGGCACCTGCCGTGCAGGTGTCGAGTGGCAAGGCCACGCTGAAGGTCGACGCGACGGTGGTGCCGCGCGTCGAGCAGGCCTTGCAGGCGGCCGGACTGCAGGCCGATTTCGTGCAACTCGACGGTGCGTCGATCAAGGCACGCTTTCGCGACACCGATGCGCAGATCAAGGCCAAGGACGCCATTGCCAAGGCCTTGAACCCTGACCCGGCCGATCCGGGCTACATCGTCGCGCTGAACCTGCTGTCGCGTTCACCGACCTGGCTGCGATCGCTGCATGCGCTGCCGATGTACCTGGGCCTCGACCTGCGCGGCGGGGTGCATTTCCTGATGCAGGTCGACATGAAGGCGGCGCTCACCAAGCGCGCCGATGTGCTGACCGGCGACATCCGCAGCCTGCTGCGCGACAAGAGCATCCGCCACGCCGGCATCGCGCGTGAAGGCAACACGGTCACGATCGCCTTCCGCGACGCGGCGACGCGCACCGCCGCGCGGGCGGTGCTGACCGAGCCGCTGCCCGACCTGCAGTGGTCCGAGGCGGCCCGTGACAGTGAATTCACGCTGACCGGCAGCCTGAAGGCCGAGGCGGCGCGCCGCGTGCAGGATCAGGCCATCAAGCAGAACATCACCACGCTGCACAATCGGATCAATGAACTCGGCGTGGCCGAGCCGGTGATCCAGCAGCAGGGCGCGGACCGCGTGGTGGTGCAGTTGCCGGGCGTGCAGGACACGGCGAAGGCGAAGGACATCATCGGCCGGACCGCGACGCTCGAACTGCGCATGGTGGACGACAGCGCCGAGGCGGCCGCCGCCGCGACCGGCAGCGGGCCGGTGCCGTTCGGGGCCGAGCGCTACGTGGAGCGCGGCGGTGCCGCGCTGATCGTCAAGCGCCAGGTCATCCTCACCGGTGACAGCCTGACCGACGCGCAACCCGGTTTCGACGGCCAGACGCAGGAACCGGCCGTGCACCTGACCGTGGACGCCAAGGGCGCACGCATCATGCGCGACGTCTCGCGCGACAACGTCGGCAAGCGCATGGCGATCCTGCTGTTCGAGAAGGGCAAGGGCGAGGTCGTGACGGCTCCGGTGATTCGCGGTGAACTCGGCTCGCGCTTCCAGATCTCGGGCCGCATGACGACGCAGGAGGCGAGCGATACGGCGCTGCTGCTGCGTGCCGGTTCGCTGGCGGCGCCGATGGAGATCGTCGAGGAGCGGACCATCGGTCCGAGCCTTGGCGCCGAGAACATCGACAAGGGCTTCAACAGCGTGATCTACGGCTTTGCCGCGATTGCCGCGTTCATGTGCGCCTACTACCTGCTGTTCGGCGTGTTCTCGACCATTGCGCTGGCGGTGAACCTGCTGCTGCTGGTGGCGGTGCTGTCGATGCTGCAGGCCACGCTCACATTGCCCGGCATCGCGGCGATCGCGCTGACGCTGGGGATGGCGATCGACGCCAACGTGCTGATCAACGAACGGGTGCGCGAGGAACTGCGCGCCGGCGCTTCGCCGCAGGCCGCGATCCACACCGGCTACGAGCGCGCCTGGGCCACGATCTTCGATTCGAACATCACCACGCTGATTGCGGGCGTTGCGCTGCTGGCCTTCGGCTCAGGTCCTGTCCGCGGCTTCGCGGTTGTGCACTGTCTCGGCATCCTGACCTCGATGTTCTCCGCGGTGCTGTTCTCGCGTGGTCTGGTGAATCTCTGGTACGGGCGGCGCAAGAAGCTCAAGGGCGTGTCGATCGGTCAGGTATGGCGTCCGGACGGCGCTGTGCCGCCGGCGGCCCAGGCCTGA